The proteins below come from a single Mycobacterium parmense genomic window:
- a CDS encoding APC family permease, whose protein sequence is MSKLSTATRRLLIGRPFRSDRLSHTLLPKRIALPVFASDALSSVAYAPEEIFLMLSVGGLSAYALTPWIGLSVAAVMLVVVASYRQNVHAYPSGGGDYEVVTTNLGDTAGLVVASALMVDYVLTVAVSTASAMSNIGSAVPVVAHNKVWFCVAAILLVMAMNLRGVRESGLAFAIPTYAFIVGVACMIAWGLIRIFVLDNHLQAESAGFHMKAENGGLAGFALAFLVARSFSSGCAALTGVEAISNGVPAFQKPKSRNAATTLLMLGGIAVALLMGIIVLSKAIGVQLVDDPATQLAGAPANYYQKTLVTQLAETVFGSFHIGFLLITAVTALILVLAANTAFNGFPVLGSILAQHSYLPRQLHTRGDRLAFSNGILFLSAAALAAIIAFRAELSALIQLYIVGVFISFTLSQIGMVRHWTRLLRVETDPRLRRKMMRSRVVNTVGLISTGTVLVVVLVTKFLAGAWIALFAMSLLFLIMKLIHKHYNTVNRELAQQAAAQHDVVLPSRNHAVVLVSKLHLPTLRALAYARATRPDALEALTVSVDDGETRELVHRWEESDISVPLKVIASPYREITRPILDYVKRVSKDSPRTVVTVFIPEYVVGHWWEQVLHNQSALRLKGRLLFMPNVMVTSVPWQLSSSERLSTLQPHAAPGDARRGIFD, encoded by the coding sequence GTGTCCAAACTTTCAACCGCCACGCGCCGGTTGCTTATCGGTCGGCCGTTCCGCAGCGACCGGCTGAGTCACACGCTGCTGCCCAAGCGGATCGCCTTGCCCGTGTTCGCCTCCGACGCGCTGTCCTCGGTGGCCTACGCCCCCGAGGAGATCTTCCTGATGCTGTCCGTGGGGGGACTGTCAGCCTACGCGCTGACGCCGTGGATCGGGTTGTCGGTGGCGGCGGTCATGCTGGTGGTGGTGGCCAGCTACCGCCAGAACGTGCACGCCTACCCCTCCGGGGGCGGTGACTACGAGGTGGTCACCACCAATCTGGGTGACACCGCCGGTCTGGTGGTCGCCAGCGCGCTGATGGTGGATTACGTTCTGACCGTTGCGGTTTCGACGGCGTCGGCGATGTCGAACATCGGTTCGGCGGTCCCGGTCGTCGCCCACAACAAGGTGTGGTTCTGCGTGGCCGCCATCCTGCTGGTGATGGCCATGAACCTGCGCGGGGTGCGCGAATCCGGGTTGGCGTTCGCGATCCCCACCTACGCCTTCATCGTCGGCGTGGCCTGCATGATCGCCTGGGGACTCATCCGGATCTTCGTGCTGGACAACCATTTGCAGGCCGAGTCCGCCGGCTTTCACATGAAGGCCGAGAACGGCGGGCTCGCCGGGTTCGCGCTGGCGTTCCTCGTCGCTAGGTCGTTCTCGTCGGGCTGTGCGGCGCTGACCGGTGTGGAGGCGATCAGCAACGGCGTGCCGGCGTTTCAGAAACCCAAGTCGCGCAACGCCGCAACGACTCTTTTGATGCTGGGCGGTATCGCGGTGGCGTTGTTGATGGGCATCATCGTGCTGTCCAAGGCGATCGGCGTCCAGCTGGTCGACGACCCGGCGACCCAACTGGCCGGCGCCCCGGCGAATTACTACCAGAAGACGCTGGTCACCCAGCTGGCCGAAACGGTGTTCGGCAGCTTCCACATCGGGTTCCTGCTCATCACCGCGGTGACCGCGCTCATCCTGGTGCTGGCCGCCAACACCGCCTTCAACGGGTTCCCGGTGCTGGGCTCGATTCTGGCGCAGCACAGTTACCTGCCCCGCCAGCTGCACACCCGCGGGGACCGGCTGGCGTTCTCGAACGGCATCCTGTTCCTCTCGGCGGCCGCGCTGGCGGCGATCATCGCTTTTCGGGCGGAGCTCAGCGCGCTGATCCAGCTGTACATCGTCGGCGTGTTCATCTCGTTCACCCTCAGCCAGATCGGCATGGTGCGGCACTGGACCCGGTTGTTGCGCGTCGAGACCGATCCGCGGCTGCGGCGCAAGATGATGCGCTCGCGGGTGGTCAACACGGTCGGGCTGATCTCCACCGGCACCGTCCTGGTGGTCGTCCTGGTCACCAAGTTCCTCGCCGGTGCGTGGATCGCGTTGTTCGCCATGAGTCTGCTGTTTCTCATCATGAAGCTGATCCACAAGCACTACAACACCGTCAACCGCGAACTGGCCCAGCAGGCCGCCGCCCAGCATGACGTGGTGCTGCCCAGCCGCAACCACGCCGTGGTGCTGGTCTCCAAGCTGCACCTGCCGACGCTGCGCGCGCTGGCCTACGCCCGCGCCACGCGCCCCGATGCGCTCGAGGCCCTCACGGTCAGCGTCGACGACGGGGAAACCCGTGAACTGGTGCACCGCTGGGAGGAAAGCGATATCAGCGTGCCGCTCAAGGTGATTGCCTCGCCGTATCGTGAAATCACCCGCCCCATACTGGATTACGTCAAACGTGTCAGCAAGGACTCGCCGCGTACCGTCGTGACGGTTTTCATCCCGGAGTACGTGGTGGGGCACTGGTGGGAGCAGGTGCTGCACAACCAGAGCGCGCTGCGGCTCAAGGGCCGGTTACTGTTCATGCCCAACGTGATGGTGACTTCCGTTCCCTGGCAGCTGAGTTCGTCGGAGCGGCTGAGCACCCTGCAGCCGCACGCCGCACCCGGCGACGCCCGTCGCGGAATTTTCGATTGA
- a CDS encoding potassium channel family protein, translated as MRVVVMGCGRVGSSLADGLSRIGHDVAVIDRDSTAFNRLSPDFGGERVLGQGFDRDVLLRAGIEEADAFAAVSSGDNSNIISARLARETFGVKRVVARIYDAKRAEVYERLGIPTIATVPWTTDRLFNLLTRESETAKWRDPTGTVAVAEVDLHEDWVGRRATELEQATGARVAFLIRFGTGVLPEPKTVIQAGDQVYIAAISGRAAEAAAIAALPPSEDLDSGPGH; from the coding sequence GTGCGGGTGGTTGTGATGGGCTGCGGCCGGGTGGGCTCGTCGCTGGCCGACGGCCTGTCGCGAATCGGTCACGACGTGGCGGTGATCGACCGCGACAGCACCGCCTTCAACCGCCTCAGCCCGGATTTCGGCGGGGAGCGCGTGCTGGGCCAGGGCTTCGACCGCGACGTATTGCTGCGGGCCGGCATCGAGGAGGCCGACGCGTTCGCGGCGGTGTCATCCGGCGACAACTCCAACATCATCTCGGCACGGCTGGCGCGCGAGACCTTCGGTGTCAAGCGCGTCGTCGCCCGGATCTACGACGCCAAACGCGCCGAGGTCTACGAACGCCTGGGCATCCCGACCATCGCCACCGTCCCCTGGACCACCGACCGCCTGTTCAACCTGCTCACCCGCGAGAGCGAGACCGCCAAGTGGCGCGACCCCACCGGCACCGTCGCGGTGGCCGAGGTCGACCTGCACGAGGACTGGGTGGGGCGCCGCGCCACCGAGCTGGAGCAGGCCACCGGCGCGCGGGTGGCCTTCCTGATCCGCTTCGGAACCGGCGTGCTGCCCGAACCCAAGACCGTCATCCAGGCCGGGGACCAGGTCTACATCGCGGCCATCTCCGGGCGCGCCGCCGAGGCGGCGGCCATCGCCGCCCTGCCGCCCAGCGAGGATCTGGACTCCGGACCCGGCCACTAG
- a CDS encoding potassium channel family protein, which translates to MKVAVAGAGAVGRSVTRELVGNDHDVTLIERNPDHVDVDAIPAAHWRLGDACELSLLESVHLQDFDVVVAATGDDKANVVLSLLAKTEFAVPRVVARVNDPRNEWLFTDAWGVDVAVSTPRMLASLIEEAVAVGDLVRLMEFRTGQANLVEITLPDDTPWGGKPVRRLQLPRDAALVTILRGPRVIVPEADEPLEGGDELLFVAVAEVEEELRNLLLPAADGTAG; encoded by the coding sequence ATGAAGGTAGCCGTCGCCGGGGCCGGGGCCGTCGGCCGCTCGGTTACCCGCGAACTCGTCGGCAACGACCACGACGTGACGCTGATCGAACGCAACCCCGACCACGTCGACGTCGACGCCATTCCCGCCGCGCACTGGCGCCTGGGCGACGCATGCGAACTGAGCCTGCTCGAGTCGGTGCACCTGCAGGACTTCGACGTGGTGGTGGCCGCCACCGGCGACGACAAAGCCAACGTCGTGCTGAGCCTGCTGGCCAAGACCGAGTTCGCGGTGCCGCGGGTGGTGGCCCGGGTCAACGACCCCCGCAACGAGTGGCTGTTCACCGACGCCTGGGGTGTGGACGTGGCCGTGTCCACGCCGCGCATGCTGGCCTCGCTGATCGAGGAGGCCGTGGCCGTCGGAGACCTGGTGCGCCTCATGGAGTTTCGCACCGGGCAGGCCAACCTCGTCGAGATCACGCTGCCCGACGACACCCCGTGGGGCGGCAAGCCGGTGCGCCGCCTGCAGCTGCCGCGCGACGCCGCGCTGGTGACGATCCTGCGCGGCCCGCGGGTGATCGTCCCGGAGGCCGACGAGCCCCTCGAGGGCGGCGACGAGCTGCTGTTCGTCGCCGTCGCCGAAGTCGAGGAGGAGCTGCGCAACCTGCTGTTGCCGGCCGCCGACGGCACCGCCGGATAG
- a CDS encoding DUF3159 domain-containing protein yields MLAQAGGISGVVYSSLPVVTFVAVSGLSGLLPAIGAAVGVAALVLVWRLIGRDSVQPAFSGFVGVGICALIAYLVGQSKGYFLLGIWMSLVWAVVFGISVLIRRPLVGYGWSWASGRDRAWRAVPRAVYAFDVATLGWMLVFAARFTVQRLLYDADKTGWLGVARIGMGWPLTAMAALLTYAAVKAAQRAISAAGAQTARD; encoded by the coding sequence CTGCTGGCCCAGGCCGGGGGCATCAGCGGCGTCGTCTACTCCTCGCTGCCGGTGGTCACCTTCGTGGCGGTGTCCGGTCTGTCCGGCCTGCTGCCCGCGATCGGGGCCGCCGTCGGTGTGGCCGCACTGGTGTTGGTGTGGCGCCTGATCGGGCGGGACTCGGTCCAGCCGGCGTTCTCGGGGTTCGTAGGGGTCGGCATCTGCGCGCTGATCGCGTACCTGGTGGGGCAGTCCAAGGGCTACTTCCTGCTGGGCATCTGGATGTCGCTGGTGTGGGCGGTGGTCTTCGGGATATCGGTGCTTATCCGGCGGCCGCTGGTCGGCTACGGCTGGAGCTGGGCCAGCGGGCGTGACCGGGCCTGGCGCGCCGTGCCCCGTGCGGTCTACGCGTTCGACGTCGCCACGCTCGGCTGGATGCTGGTGTTCGCGGCCAGGTTCACGGTCCAGCGGCTCCTCTACGACGCCGACAAGACCGGCTGGCTGGGCGTGGCGCGCATCGGGATGGGCTGGCCGCTGACCGCCATGGCCGCGCTGCTGACGTATGCGGCGGTCAAGGCCGCCCAGCGCGCGATTTCGGCCGCCGGGGCGCAGACGGCCCGCGACTAG
- a CDS encoding OB-fold nucleic acid binding domain-containing protein → MGAQGYLRRLSRRLTEDPEQLDSEELSDEVASTGAQRVVDCERGQEVTMVGTLRSVECNGKACAGGVRAELFDGSDTVTLVWLGQRRIPGIDSGRTLRVRGRLGKLENGTKAIYNPHYEIQR, encoded by the coding sequence ATGGGGGCCCAGGGTTATTTGCGCCGGCTCAGCCGTCGGTTGACGGAGGATCCGGAGCAACTCGACTCCGAGGAGTTGTCCGACGAGGTCGCCAGTACCGGCGCGCAGCGCGTGGTCGACTGTGAGCGCGGCCAGGAAGTCACGATGGTGGGCACCCTGCGCAGCGTGGAGTGCAACGGCAAGGCCTGCGCGGGCGGCGTCCGCGCCGAGCTGTTCGACGGCAGCGACACCGTCACGCTGGTTTGGCTGGGCCAGCGGCGGATCCCCGGCATCGACTCGGGGCGCACCCTGCGGGTGCGGGGCCGGCTGGGCAAGCTGGAGAACGGCACCAAAGCCATCTACAACCCTCACTACGAAATCCAGCGGTGA
- a CDS encoding serine aminopeptidase domain-containing protein, producing the protein MAVDLRGVTAVLLPGTGSDDDYVRRAFAGPLRAVGAVPVTPPPRPDRLVDEYRAALDAAAARGPIAVGGVSIGAAVAAAWALAHPDRTVAVLAALPAWTGPPGEAPAALAARYSAAQLRAHGLGAATAMMRASSPPWLADELARSWRAQWPHLPDAMDEAAAYVAPSRDELARLGAPLAVVAAVDDPIHPLQAGMDWVDAAPRAALRTVTLEEFGADTAALGAACLAALAELAEL; encoded by the coding sequence GTGGCTGTGGATCTGCGCGGCGTGACCGCCGTGTTGCTACCCGGGACGGGTTCCGACGACGACTACGTTCGCCGGGCCTTCGCCGGGCCGTTGCGTGCGGTCGGCGCGGTGCCGGTGACCCCCCCGCCGCGACCGGACCGGTTGGTCGACGAATACCGGGCCGCGCTGGATGCCGCCGCGGCCCGCGGGCCGATCGCGGTCGGGGGTGTCTCGATCGGCGCCGCCGTGGCGGCGGCCTGGGCGCTGGCCCACCCCGACCGCACGGTTGCGGTCCTGGCGGCGCTGCCGGCCTGGACCGGCCCCCCGGGCGAGGCTCCCGCCGCGCTGGCGGCGCGGTACTCGGCGGCACAATTGCGCGCCCACGGACTTGGGGCGGCGACCGCCATGATGCGGGCGTCGAGCCCGCCGTGGCTGGCCGACGAGCTGGCCCGGTCGTGGCGCGCGCAATGGCCGCACCTGCCCGACGCCATGGACGAGGCGGCGGCCTACGTCGCACCGAGCCGCGACGAGCTGGCCCGGCTCGGCGCGCCGCTGGCGGTGGTGGCCGCGGTCGACGATCCGATCCATCCGCTGCAGGCGGGCATGGACTGGGTGGACGCCGCGCCGCGCGCGGCCCTTCGGACGGTGACGCTGGAGGAATTCGGCGCGGACACCGCCGCCCTGGGCGCGGCCTGCCTGGCCGCGCTGGCCGAGCTGGCCGAGCTCTAG
- a CDS encoding DUF3710 domain-containing protein, whose translation MMAFGKRSRKDDGTAMPGAAAEASDEVAAAPAADTPAPDDTDELEGPFDIDDFDDPAVAELARLDLGSVLIPMPEAGQLQVELTETGVPSAVWVVTANGRFTIAAYAAPKTGGLWREVAGELAESLRNDSATVSIKDGPWGREVVGTAAGVVRFIGVDGYRWMIRCVINGTQETMEALEQEARTALADTVVRRGDTPLPVRTPLAVQLPEPMAQQLREAAAAQQAQAQAQEQAPPDEPAARRSADGSAMQQLRTTTGG comes from the coding sequence GTGATGGCATTTGGTAAGCGCTCACGCAAGGACGACGGCACCGCCATGCCCGGCGCGGCCGCCGAAGCGTCCGACGAGGTCGCCGCGGCCCCCGCCGCCGACACGCCGGCCCCCGACGACACCGACGAGCTCGAGGGCCCGTTCGACATCGACGACTTCGACGACCCGGCGGTCGCGGAGCTGGCGCGGCTCGACCTGGGCTCGGTGCTCATCCCCATGCCCGAGGCGGGCCAGCTGCAGGTCGAGCTGACCGAGACCGGGGTTCCCAGCGCGGTGTGGGTCGTCACGGCCAACGGCCGTTTCACCATCGCCGCCTATGCCGCGCCGAAGACCGGCGGGCTGTGGCGCGAGGTGGCCGGCGAGCTGGCCGAGTCGCTGCGCAACGACTCGGCCACGGTCAGCATCAAGGACGGCCCGTGGGGCCGCGAGGTGGTCGGCACCGCCGCCGGGGTGGTGCGTTTCATCGGGGTGGACGGCTACCGCTGGATGATCCGCTGCGTCATCAACGGCACCCAGGAGACGATGGAAGCGCTGGAGCAGGAGGCGCGGACGGCGCTCGCGGACACCGTGGTGCGCCGGGGGGACACCCCCCTTCCGGTGCGCACGCCGCTGGCCGTGCAGTTGCCCGAGCCGATGGCCCAGCAGCTGCGCGAAGCCGCGGCCGCGCAACAGGCCCAGGCGCAGGCGCAGGAGCAGGCGCCCCCCGACGAGCCCGCCGCGCGGCGCAGCGCCGATGGCTCGGCCATGCAGCAGCTGCGCACCACTACCGGCGGCTGA
- the dut gene encoding dUTP diphosphatase, which translates to MKIVRLDPELPLPNRAHDGDAGVDLYSAEEVVLDPGRRALVGTGVAVAIPHGMVGLVHPRSGLAARVGLSIVNSPGTIDAGYRGEIKVALINLDPAEPIRVRRGDRIAQLLVQRVELVELVEVASFDEAGLAKTSRGDGGHGSSGGHASL; encoded by the coding sequence ATGAAAATCGTCCGCCTCGATCCCGAACTTCCGCTGCCCAACCGCGCCCACGACGGCGACGCCGGGGTCGATCTCTACAGCGCCGAAGAGGTGGTCCTCGATCCCGGCCGGCGCGCCCTGGTCGGCACGGGCGTCGCGGTCGCGATTCCGCACGGCATGGTCGGCCTGGTGCACCCGCGTTCGGGACTGGCTGCGCGGGTGGGGCTTTCGATCGTCAACAGCCCGGGCACCATCGACGCGGGCTATCGCGGCGAGATCAAGGTCGCGCTGATCAACCTGGACCCGGCCGAGCCCATCAGGGTGCGCCGCGGCGACCGCATCGCCCAGTTGCTGGTGCAGCGGGTCGAGTTGGTCGAGCTGGTCGAGGTGGCGTCGTTCGACGAGGCCGGGCTGGCCAAGACATCCCGTGGCGACGGCGGTCACGGTTCCTCCGGCGGACATGCGAGTTTGTGA
- a CDS encoding DUF3093 domain-containing protein → MSETRVAPHGVRYRERLWVPWWWWPPAFALAGLIAFEVNMGLALRPAWSPYAALFAVATAALLWLGRIEIRVTSGDDGVELWAGDAHLPVTAISRSAAIARSAKSAALGRQLDPAAYVLHRAWVGPMILTVLDDPDDPTPYWLVSCRHPERVLSALRS, encoded by the coding sequence GTGTCTGAGACGCGCGTCGCGCCGCACGGCGTGCGATACCGCGAACGCTTGTGGGTGCCGTGGTGGTGGTGGCCCCCGGCCTTCGCGCTCGCCGGGCTCATCGCCTTCGAGGTCAACATGGGCCTTGCCCTCCGGCCGGCCTGGTCACCGTACGCGGCGCTGTTCGCCGTCGCGACCGCGGCGCTGCTGTGGCTGGGGCGGATCGAGATACGGGTCACCTCCGGCGACGACGGCGTCGAGCTGTGGGCCGGCGACGCGCACCTGCCGGTCACGGCGATATCCCGCTCGGCAGCCATCGCGCGCTCCGCGAAATCCGCCGCGCTGGGCCGTCAGCTCGACCCGGCCGCCTACGTGCTGCACCGGGCCTGGGTGGGACCGATGATCCTGACGGTCCTCGACGACCCGGACGACCCGACGCCGTACTGGCTGGTGAGCTGCCGCCACCCGGAGCGGGTGCTGTCGGCATTGCGCAGCTGA
- a CDS encoding DUF4193 domain-containing protein: MPTDYDAPRRTETDDVSEDSLEELKARRNEAASAVVDVDESETAESFELPGADLSGEELSVRVVPKQADEFTCSSCFLVQHRSRLASEKNGVMICTDCAA; this comes from the coding sequence ATGCCTACCGACTATGACGCTCCACGGCGTACCGAGACCGATGACGTGTCCGAGGACTCGCTCGAGGAGCTCAAGGCGCGACGCAACGAAGCGGCCTCGGCCGTGGTCGACGTAGACGAATCCGAGACCGCCGAATCGTTCGAGCTGCCCGGTGCCGATCTGTCCGGCGAAGAGCTGTCCGTTCGCGTCGTTCCCAAGCAGGCGGACGAGTTCACGTGCTCCAGTTGCTTTTTGGTGCAGCACCGCAGCCGTCTAGCCAGCGAGAAGAACGGCGTGATGATCTGTACCGATTGCGCAGCCTGA
- the cei gene encoding envelope integrity protein Cei, with translation MVAQITEGTAFDKHGRPFRRRNHRPAIIVLALLVVATGVVWTVALTRPAKVHEAVVCNPPPQPAGATAAPQLGEQVSRTVMADVTPAKLADTRVRVLNASGRGGQAADVAGAMKDLGFAQPTAANDPVYAGTRLNCQGQIRFGTAGQATAAAVWLVAPCSELFNDNRADDSVDLAIGTEFTALAHNDDIDAVLASLRPGATEPSDPALLAKIHSSSC, from the coding sequence GTGGTCGCACAAATCACCGAGGGTACCGCTTTTGACAAGCACGGTAGGCCATTTCGACGACGCAACCACCGTCCGGCCATCATCGTGCTCGCCTTGCTGGTGGTGGCCACCGGCGTCGTGTGGACCGTCGCGCTGACCCGCCCCGCGAAAGTCCATGAGGCCGTGGTGTGTAACCCGCCGCCGCAACCCGCGGGGGCGACCGCGGCGCCCCAACTCGGGGAGCAGGTGTCACGGACGGTCATGGCGGACGTCACACCCGCCAAGCTCGCCGACACCAGGGTCCGCGTCCTCAACGCCAGCGGCCGCGGCGGGCAGGCCGCCGACGTCGCCGGCGCGATGAAAGACCTCGGTTTCGCCCAGCCCACCGCCGCCAACGACCCCGTCTACGCCGGCACGCGACTCAACTGCCAGGGACAGATCCGGTTCGGCACGGCCGGACAAGCCACCGCCGCCGCGGTGTGGCTGGTGGCGCCGTGCTCGGAACTGTTCAACGACAACCGCGCCGACGACTCCGTCGATCTGGCGATCGGCACGGAGTTCACCGCACTGGCCCACAACGACGACATCGACGCCGTGCTGGCCAGCCTGCGTCCCGGCGCCACCGAACCCTCGGATCCCGCTCTGCTCGCCAAGATTCACTCGAGCAGCTGCTGA
- a CDS encoding inositol monophosphatase family protein — protein MTRADLDLVRLRSVAETLAVEAAEFVRRRRAEVFGADPGAGDGDAVRSKSTPTDPVTIVDTETERLLRDRLAELRPGEPILGEEGGGPSGPAAIPADAVSWVLDPIDGTVNFVYGIPAYAVSVGVQVNGESVAGAVADVVAGRVYSAAAGLGAHVADERGSQPLRCAAVDELSMALLGTGFGYARERRAAQAALLARMLPMVRDIRRIGSAALDLCMVAAGRLDAYYEHGLQVWDRAAGALIAAEAGARVLLPPEGGDGAGLVMAAAPGIADELLAVLERHNGLDPILD, from the coding sequence GTGACCCGAGCTGATCTCGACCTGGTGCGGTTGCGCTCGGTTGCCGAGACCCTGGCCGTCGAGGCCGCCGAGTTCGTGCGGCGCCGCCGCGCCGAGGTGTTCGGCGCCGACCCGGGTGCCGGCGACGGCGACGCGGTGCGGTCCAAGAGCACTCCCACCGACCCCGTGACCATCGTCGACACGGAGACCGAACGGCTGCTGCGGGACCGCCTGGCCGAATTGCGGCCCGGGGAACCGATTCTCGGGGAGGAGGGCGGCGGGCCCAGCGGCCCGGCGGCCATCCCGGCGGACGCGGTCAGCTGGGTGCTCGACCCCATCGACGGCACCGTCAACTTCGTCTACGGCATTCCGGCCTACGCGGTGTCGGTGGGGGTCCAGGTCAACGGCGAGTCGGTGGCCGGTGCCGTCGCCGATGTGGTCGCCGGCCGGGTGTACTCGGCGGCGGCCGGCCTCGGCGCGCACGTCGCCGACGAGCGTGGCTCCCAGCCCCTGCGCTGCGCCGCCGTCGACGAGCTGTCGATGGCCTTGCTGGGCACCGGCTTCGGCTATGCGCGGGAGCGCCGCGCGGCGCAGGCCGCGTTGCTGGCGCGCATGCTGCCGATGGTGCGCGACATCCGGCGCATCGGGTCCGCGGCGCTGGACCTGTGCATGGTGGCGGCGGGCCGGCTCGACGCCTACTACGAGCACGGCTTGCAGGTGTGGGACCGTGCCGCCGGCGCGCTGATCGCCGCCGAGGCGGGCGCCCGGGTGCTGCTGCCGCCCGAGGGCGGCGACGGGGCCGGGTTGGTCATGGCCGCCGCGCCCGGCATCGCCGACGAGCTGCTGGCGGTCCTGGAGCGCCATAACGGCCTGGACCCGATCCTGGACTGA
- the ppgK gene encoding polyphosphate--glucose phosphotransferase: protein MTRTDSPTKTPGAGPAVATPQRRAFGVDVGGSGIKGGIVDLDTGLLIGERYKLLTPQPATPAAVAKTIADVVRAYSWTGPLGVTYPGVVTHGVVQTAANVDKAWIGTNARDIISAELDGQDVTILNDADAAGLAEERYGAGKDNSGLVILLTFGTGIGSAVIHNGKLIPNTEFGHLEVGGKEAEKRAASSVKEKNDLSYEKWAKEVTRVLVAIENAMWPDLFIAGGGISRKADKWVPLLANRTPVVPAALLNTAGIVGAAMAATADVTH, encoded by the coding sequence ATGACCCGCACCGACTCGCCCACGAAAACGCCCGGTGCGGGCCCGGCCGTCGCCACGCCCCAGCGCCGCGCGTTCGGTGTCGACGTCGGCGGCAGCGGCATCAAGGGCGGCATCGTCGACCTCGACACCGGCCTGCTGATCGGCGAGCGCTACAAGCTGCTGACGCCGCAGCCGGCGACCCCGGCGGCGGTCGCCAAAACCATCGCCGACGTCGTCCGCGCGTACAGCTGGACCGGCCCCCTCGGGGTGACCTATCCCGGCGTCGTCACCCACGGCGTCGTGCAGACGGCGGCGAATGTCGACAAGGCGTGGATCGGCACCAACGCGCGCGACATCATCAGCGCCGAGCTGGACGGCCAGGACGTGACCATCCTCAACGACGCCGACGCGGCCGGTCTCGCCGAGGAGCGATACGGCGCGGGCAAGGACAATTCCGGACTGGTGATCCTGCTGACCTTCGGCACCGGCATCGGCTCCGCGGTCATCCACAACGGCAAGCTGATACCCAACACCGAGTTCGGCCACCTCGAGGTCGGCGGCAAGGAGGCCGAGAAGCGGGCCGCGTCGTCGGTCAAGGAGAAGAACGACCTCAGCTACGAGAAATGGGCCAAGGAGGTCACCAGGGTGTTGGTGGCGATCGAGAACGCGATGTGGCCCGACCTGTTCATCGCCGGGGGCGGCATCAGCCGCAAAGCCGACAAGTGGGTGCCGCTGCTGGCGAACCGCACCCCGGTGGTGCCTGCGGCGCTGCTCAACACCGCCGGGATAGTCGGCGCGGCCATGGCCGCCACCGCCGACGTCACGCACTGA